The segment gacattaattttttctggGATGATAGGAGGCGGGGCTGTTGGAGGAGCTCCTGGAATAGGTGGAGGAAATGAGAGTCTCAATCCAGGAGGTGGTTGAGATGTGTCAAATCCTCCTGGAATTGGCCTTGGTGGTGGTGGAGGAGGCCTTCCAAATCTAGGAGGGGCTAGTAACACGTTAGGAGGCGGTAAAGCTCCAGGAGGAGGAATGGGCATTCCAAAATTAAGACCAGGAGGTGGTTCTAAAACTGGTGGAATACCCTCGGGTACAGGTATAAATTGAGGAGCAGCAGGTGGGGCCGAAATAGTGGGGGTACCAATGGCAGGAGAAGCTTGTGCATTAGCAATAGGAGCAACACCTCTCATTGTTTTCATCCACTCCGGCATTGTATCTTCATCAAACATGCCACCCTCCTCAAGATCAGCCATATTAACTTGAGGATCCAATTTATTAATTGGAATATAAGAAACCCCAAGGTCAACATCCCAATAGTCCTTCCATTGCTTGTCTTTCATTCCCTTGCCAGGTGCCCAAGCAAGCTAAAAAGGAAAGCCATAGAACAACgcttaaataaattcataaatattacttaCGATTATCGGtttattgttgattttataCTTGTAAAGTGATTTTAGCGCCTTTGCAGCATCCATTCTCCTATTCATACATACGAAAGCACAGCCTCTAGGAGGAATTAAATCGATAGAAACGATCTCTCCATATTCTCCAAATATGTCAGATAAATGATCTTCTGCCACCAAGCGAGATAAATGACCAACCCAAAGTGTCGTACTACAAACTAAGCAaaagttacatattatttaaaatcatgaaATAGTACAACTAAACTATTGTtgtacattcaaatattttgaactataaaattcatttgGTGCAAACAAATCCAAGAAACTTTGTAGTATATTTTCGAATAAGAGAGAAAAATTAGAATTCAATGagattttaaacatattttaggaGCAATAGTTGACAATTTAGCCGCCTTACTCTGGAGGATCATCAACTTAATAACATATTAAAGGGTATGGTTgcttaaaaaatggtttaatcATGTATTATTCACGATATATTATGGAAACTTTGTCCAATGCCCCCTATTGAACAGGGAGACACCAAATAATTCCCTCACAAAGACAATAATTAAATGCatggaaaaattcaaaacatctagaaaaaataaacaccaCAACCCTTACCACttaaatgatcttttttgaTGAGTGGAAGTcctttcttttctctctctttgcgTTTTTCTCGTTCTTCGTCTCTGTCGCGATCCCGATCTCTACGTCTACCGCTTCGATCTCTACTTCTTGATCGACTTCTTCTCGATTTTCTTCTTCCCGGAGACCTCGATCGAGATCTTCTTCGCTTAGAACGATCTCTAGACCTGGAACGTCGGCCGCTCGTATAATTACTTCTGTCTTCAACAATTTGGATGTCTTCATCTGTTTCAACGCGTTCACCTTCCTCTAGTtctaaagttataatttgttgTTGAGTTTGCGGATTGTGGGGAGGTGGTGCCTTAGGAGTGGCCCATGAATGAATTGAAGGGGGAGGGGGCATTTGCATTAGTTGAGCGGGCATGGATTGGGGTTGTTGAACAGGAACAGATATTTGATTAGATAACATGGAGGATTGTTGCATATGCGGCGAAAAATGCGAGGCGGATGCAGGAAGTAATTGTTGGAGTTGTTGAATTTGACTATTGGAAATGGCACCCATATTTTTGAGTTGCTGAAGTACTCTCTCGTTGCCCAAAATTCTGAAAGATAGGAATATGTGAGGGTTGGGAGGGAGGGAGCGTGGAAGATGATTTCAATTACCCTTGTAAGGCCTCAATCATAGCGGCAGGCGGGTGATTCATGTCATTCTCCACCATTCCATCTTCCTCATCCGAGTAATCAAAGTCATCCAgtacttttttgttaaatttaactTGATCATTGTTATGAGGAGAGTGGTTCTTTAGAAGATGCTGAATAGTTTGTAACTGTTGAATGACATGCTGATCCAGGGGCGGGGCCTGAGGGGAGTTGAGGGAAGTGGTGGCTTGAGGATTCGAGGAAATGATGCTTTCTGGGGCGACGAGCGTGATGGCTCCAGGAGCAGACACACATTTCTTCTCGTTGCCTCTCTTCACTTGATCCTCCACCGTTTTAGACATATCCGAAAGGGGATTTGCGAGATCGAAGAGGGGCTGAATCACTTCCGAGGAAAACACTTGGTTCTTCTGCCAGAGATTCAGGACACGAATCACTTTGGATTTCTCATCCTCCGCACATTTGTATAAATGCCAAAAGGTGATATTCACATTTTTGGCGAAGCGAGGAGCAAACACGTCCTTGTCCGCCCCAAACTGGTGACGAGATTGGCGGACGATGGAATCGATCACGTACAGACCCGGAATCTTGTATTCAGGCCGGCATTTCTGAATAAACTTTTCCACGCTCTGCACAACGTGCTTATAAAACTTAATGGCTTTGATTGCACCTTTGGTTATACTCGTCATCTTGGCCTTGGAGATCGGAGGCTTGATCTCGTACAGGGACGAGAGCTGAAAAAGGCAATTCGGGGAGTTACTCGAGTTACCAAAGAATCATCATCCAGACTACTACTTACTTCCTGGTTAAAAGACTTGACTGCATCCATTTTATCTACTTTGGAGGCAAGACTTCACAAGAGACAATAAATCgacaataaaaaaggaattcaaCTCAATTCATAATTGCGTTAGACTCCATTAAAAGGTAACGATCAATAATAGGCAAGATGGCGGATGAAATCCAACAAGCTTCTAGCCTTATAGCTACAACTACTAATTATTCCTTTACTCGCCCTCCTCCGCCCTCTCCCCTCATCGACTCCTCCTTTTCATTCTTCCCGGCCCTTTGCCTCTCTTCTCTCCTTTTCTCTCCCTCTTTATTCTTCTTATTTACACCATATAAACTCTAGCTATTTCTTCCAACCAAAAGCACCACTCTTTTTCCCTTCTTCATAGCtagcttttcttttttctttctcttttcagTTCTTAGcttcttttattcaattttatcacGCCGACAAACCGGAAAACGGCATGGGCCAAAAACTATGGGCTATCCTAGTTCATATTTCATATTCCTAACTAAATAATACTTCAAATATTACTAGGTAAAGGCGTACAATAATGGAAAATGCTATATTTCAGAGattgaatcaatattttacagGCAGATAAAAGTAAGCTTACTCGGTAAACGTTATTTTCAGGAATGTTCCCATGGAGCCAgagtttttttcattctttcacaaaacttttttagcCCATTCACCACTATTCAATTTTGCgttcattttaaaattcaattttaaatgttttgatagattaaaaaagtaattatcattttgatagggttctttttaaattggacAAATGTAATACAAAAAGACATTCTAGAACTATTTCTATTGAATACACTCGCATCCTTTTTGAACCTATTTAAATTGGAAGGAACCCAATCAAGAAGGGGAAAGATTATTActtaagttttatataaaattatatgaaaataaagatttgatCATGAATGAGAAGGGTATAAAATGCTCAAATAACAATTTGTCAACATTTTGTTACATACTAGTAAGGCTTAACTTCAAGTCTTCACCTTCAATGATTTCTAATcgcttgtgttttttttcgtaaaagATTAGTTACAGCACGAAAACCCGTTTTCCACGAGGTACTTTCGCCATAACTATTGTACCATAGGATATCttgccttaatatatatgaataaatgaggTTAACAGGTcgttattgttgatttttggttaaaatttggGTTTCtatagaatttttgttttaaatatgtaatgtttattactttaaaacgcatttatttttttttgtctgtaggAACAATTATGCTCCAAAATTTATATCCATACATACTATTGAAACCTCAGTATTTAATGACTTTGGAACCAgggacaaaatatatattaattgagcAATGTTTGTATGCCTGCATGCAATGCATAAGTAAGTGCCGCTCAAAACCCTTGGGCGAGAACGGAGCGCgttcattgttttaaataaaggagCGGGAGCGCACTTGCCATTTTAAATGAGCCCTCGCATACTTGTCATTTTAAAATCGCTCGAATTTCCTCTCATTTATATAGATAAGACGTAGTACATTTTCTGTTTCTACTAtctcttatgagataacattaaaaattttcGAGTTAAAGAATAAGGAACTATTCCAAGGGACACCaaaaaacagataaaaatttcttcacacacttatttttattaaaccaattatttggattattataagctatcgGAAATAATGTGCAGGTAGTCACAAATCGTACGGCACACTTAAGCTTGTCTCAAGACACACTGTTTGGGAACCAATACCCATTAGCACTTAATATTGTCTGATTTGCGTGTGGTAATgtgaattttatcaatttaataattgccattaaaagtaatttgaatatttggaagAATTGCCGTTAGATCTAATTGTGCACAAATGTAATCTTCtgatttatacatacattggtCCAAATTGACTGTTCCTGTTAGACAACAGATTGTTGGTCTGCTGCAAGACGTGAATATATTGGTGTAACTGAATAGAACTGGATTTTTCTCATAGTCAAGTTTATTAacaggaataataataaaaaaagactgggGTACCTTTTTTACGACCAAATCcacttgttaaaaaatatttaaaattttttactgaTGTCCTATGGTAAATGGTTTAACGCAAATCCTATTTTGGACTTatgtcattaattaatttgaatttattttctatttatatcacAATTTTTATCATGTGCTCTttgtcattaattaaaaatatcttaattttttataaactaccCGGAAAAAAAGAGGATATGTCCGGAGAAAAGGGAACGATTGGTCAATCTAATTATATCCAGATGATAAtatgagttattttaaaatctgcAATTCAACTAAATATtccaatacatttaatttttcaatttttttttcaaacaaattccGTTACTACACCATCgatatagatttataaaaatttcacaaaagaCCAAGGTAAAGAATAATATTGGagccgactgctgggcaagacacaCAGATTTTGCCAAAATACACAACTAATCATACTCTATGATGTCACTATTGCTAAGattttcaattcaatgtatcgtactgactgctgggcaagaaaaacagatttttacaACACccacaaccactcatacactatgactgAGTTTTATAAAGGTAGCTACAATATTATAGTAGCTATTGCTTTATAAAATACACGCAACCTCTTTAAAAACAGTGGAATCGACGTAGGTCATAGACAACGTGCTCACAAAAATTGTTCTCTTGGACCCAATGTACGTAGGTTCACGCCCGGTCAtttctagagaaaaaaaaattacttaatgttTATGGACTTCATCTAACCAATTCAGGCacgttaaaaaaacaaaaaaaccttatttGTACTAATCtgcataaagtaatgaatactcaatacaaaatttaatgtttttactataaaagtaacaaaatacaTCATGTTGAAACACCGAacacatgtttttaaaataagattttatttttgatgaatgttCTATAGCTATACAAgtattttagcattttaattgattgaGTAGAAAACGtatggaatagttaaaaaatgatagaaatttaaatgatgtaattagtTTGATCgatcaactgtttatcatgtaattaaatagaaTTGATTTCTGaggtttctcttttttatatgttcacTAACGAAGACACTCACAGCTGTGGCCATGGGGGCCTCTAAATGATTATATCCTCTATTTGCAGGAGTATCCGGCATTGTAGAAtaattaggcgtcggctaaaagaaaattttgctttaatattatagaaaaatcctcagttttactctacgtttttcatgaacacactcacacgtaactacacAATACGtccttatatcaattcatatgtgttctctcctcaagaaaaaagaacaaaacgtTAAGTATGTGAAATATTATCGCACgcctgttttttgtttttttttcggaagGAGGAGAagaattttggctatttttctatgatttagtaaatatttatgtcattttttaagatatccAGACTTTAAAAACTTTGGAGTAAGTAGAAGCGTTTTAACTATCATCTGACGAAATTTCATATACCTGAGATCAAGCATATTACTGCTGATCCCTTACATAGGTCTGAGTAAatgcttaaatattttcaaggtTTCAATAAGATAAAATGGTGGATCACTCAATaaattctttaacttttttttcgtcTAATGTGCTATTacattgattgattaattattatttttctattgatttaATAGTTAGATATTGACGTTTGAAtctaaacaacaaaaaataaaaaataaataaaaaaactgaaaagaaactttttttctaagcAAACTTATCAATTTAGTTACTCAATGAATTtatggacaatttttttattaaataggtaATTGtagatgattatattttaaattatattgtttgattaattattattcttttaattgatataatacCTATTTATTGTCGTTGAAGTATAAACTACaaaacttatcttttttttgtatacataattaaaaattaaaaaaataatta is part of the Lepeophtheirus salmonis chromosome 7, UVic_Lsal_1.4, whole genome shotgun sequence genome and harbors:
- the Isha gene encoding SR-related and CTD-associated factor 8 produces the protein MDAVKSFNQELSSLYEIKPPISKAKMTSITKGAIKAIKFYKHVVQSVEKFIQKCRPEYKIPGLYVIDSIVRQSRHQFGADKDVFAPRFAKNVNITFWHLYKCAEDEKSKVIRVLNLWQKNQVFSSEVIQPLFDLANPLSDMSKTVEDQVKRGNEKKCVSAPGAITLVAPESIISSNPQATTSLNSPQAPPLDQHVIQQLQTIQHLLKNHSPHNNDQVKFNKKVLDDFDYSDEEDGMVENDMNHPPAAMIEALQGILGNERVLQQLKNMGAISNSQIQQLQQLLPASASHFSPHMQQSSMLSNQISVPVQQPQSMPAQLMQMPPPPSIHSWATPKAPPPHNPQTQQQIITLELEEGERVETDEDIQIVEDRSNYTSGRRSRSRDRSKRRRSRSRSPGRRKSRRSRSRSRDRSGRRRDRDRDRDEEREKRKEREKKGLPLIKKDHLSVCSTTLWVGHLSRLVAEDHLSDIFGEYGEIVSIDLIPPRGCAFVCMNRRMDAAKALKSLYKYKINNKPIILAWAPGKGMKDKQWKDYWDVDLGVSYIPINKLDPQVNMADLEEGGMFDEDTMPEWMKTMRGVAPIANAQASPAIGTPTISAPPAAPQFIPVPEGIPPVLEPPPGLNFGMPIPPPGALPPPNVLLAPPRFGRPPPPPPRPIPGGFDTSQPPPGLRLSFPPPIPGAPPTAPPPIIPEKINVPSLSNQSNIQAEECDEIWKPNERSPNPAKKDEDIAIRLRSLAGGMENTQDLMHSVRSDPFQHDSFDGTNGGQHNDVHQDGDFGSEPVHKKGRFVGNNDFHGPPDFHHGMRHRGNDRFERGGRGGRQFDNWGSGPPFEGNGRGMPPHFRGHGGRRGRGNHHPGDRWVDHERFEGFPPPNMGGRPMPPWANEGPWNDNEGHWNDAPPRRGRGGRGGPPRGAVRGFDRDFNSFGGEFDRRERFFDRNMSDNIGEDRPISESVMTDDIASLEPNAEVESYDNVSLRDDRRKNRKSRWSEKEVNDECPPPLLPNDVINQEEILNTEEQPRLLNQHDEDQTPETSDQLLSRETNENNNKDIVDDISQSSFPVQPNSSNQASLYEDDIIQDNPSEYSQTQNIVNEDNDNAEGGGCDNDTQVSADA